A region from the Nostoc sp. HK-01 genome encodes:
- a CDS encoding phycobilisome protein: MTVISQVILKADDELRYPSSGELKSIKEFLQTGEQRTRIAATLAENEKKIVQEATKQLWQKRPDFIAPGGNAYGERQRALCIRDFGWYLRLITYGVLAGDKEPIEKIGLIGVREMYNSLGVPVPGMVEAINSLKKASLDLLSAEDAGAASPYFDYIIQAMS; the protein is encoded by the coding sequence ATGACTGTAATTAGCCAAGTTATTCTCAAAGCTGACGACGAACTGCGTTACCCCAGCAGTGGCGAACTCAAAAGTATCAAAGAATTTTTGCAAACAGGCGAGCAACGGACGCGCATTGCTGCGACCTTAGCCGAAAACGAAAAAAAGATAGTTCAGGAAGCAACCAAACAACTTTGGCAAAAACGTCCTGATTTTATCGCACCTGGTGGCAATGCTTACGGTGAACGCCAACGCGCTCTGTGCATCCGTGACTTTGGATGGTATCTACGCCTGATTACCTATGGCGTACTTGCTGGTGACAAAGAACCAATTGAAAAAATTGGTTTAATTGGTGTGCGCGAAATGTACAATTCTCTGGGTGTTCCTGTCCCTGGAATGGTAGAAGCCATCAATTCTTTGAAAAAAGCCTCCCTCGACCTACTAAGTGCAGAAGACGCAGGAGCAGCATCACCATACTTTGATTACATCATTCAAGCGATGTCATAA
- a CDS encoding 23S rRNA methyltransferase/RumA, producing MTNIWKQGELIEIAIADLTDTGDGVGRYEDRVVFVPDTVPGDRVQVRLLHVKPKYAHGKLIQLLHPSSHRIRPSCIVADKCGGCQWQHINYEYQLEAKRNQVIQALQRIGGFTAPSVDPVLTALSPLGYRNKSTYPFSVSATGQVQAGYYQKGSHHLVNLNQCPVQDSRLNPLLAEIKQDIQRRGWKIYDEQRHKGQIRHLGLRIGRRTGEILLTLVVNEWNLPKITEQAEEWLQRYPQLVGIALNRNPERTNAIFGTETRTIAGVPYLKEKFADLEFQIRPDTFFQVSTETAEALLEVIQSELNLQGDEVLVDAYCGIGTLTLPLAKQVRQAVGLEVQAQAVEQAILNAERNSIHNVTFQVGAVENLLPQMGIIPNVVILDPPRKGCDRSVIDSLLRSKPARIVYVSCKVATLARDLKLLCQGGVYTLTRVQPADFFPQTSHVEAAAFLVL from the coding sequence ATGACTAATATTTGGAAACAAGGTGAATTAATTGAAATTGCGATCGCCGATCTCACTGATACTGGTGATGGTGTCGGTCGCTACGAGGATCGTGTGGTATTCGTACCAGATACTGTACCAGGCGATCGCGTCCAGGTACGCTTATTACATGTCAAGCCTAAATATGCTCATGGCAAACTCATACAGCTATTGCACCCATCCTCACACCGCATTCGACCGAGTTGCATTGTGGCTGATAAGTGCGGTGGTTGTCAGTGGCAGCATATTAATTATGAATATCAATTAGAAGCCAAGCGTAATCAAGTTATTCAAGCTTTGCAGCGCATCGGTGGTTTTACTGCACCATCAGTAGATCCCGTCTTGACAGCCTTATCGCCTTTGGGATACCGCAATAAATCTACATATCCTTTCAGTGTTTCTGCGACAGGACAAGTACAAGCGGGATATTACCAAAAGGGTAGTCATCATTTAGTTAACTTAAATCAATGCCCTGTCCAAGATTCTCGATTAAATCCATTACTTGCTGAAATTAAGCAAGATATTCAAAGACGCGGCTGGAAAATTTATGATGAACAACGACACAAAGGACAAATTCGTCATTTAGGTTTACGTATTGGCCGTCGAACTGGTGAAATTTTGTTAACTTTGGTAGTTAATGAGTGGAATTTACCGAAAATTACCGAACAAGCCGAGGAGTGGTTGCAGCGATATCCCCAATTAGTGGGAATTGCTTTAAATCGCAACCCTGAACGGACAAATGCCATTTTTGGGACAGAAACTCGCACTATTGCAGGTGTTCCCTATCTCAAAGAAAAATTTGCCGACTTAGAATTTCAAATTCGCCCAGATACATTTTTCCAAGTTTCTACGGAAACAGCCGAAGCACTGTTAGAGGTAATTCAATCAGAATTGAACCTCCAAGGGGATGAAGTGCTAGTTGACGCTTATTGTGGGATTGGTACCTTAACTCTGCCTCTAGCCAAGCAAGTGCGTCAAGCAGTGGGTTTGGAAGTGCAAGCCCAAGCAGTAGAACAGGCAATTTTGAACGCCGAGCGCAACAGTATACATAATGTTACATTCCAAGTCGGTGCGGTAGAGAATTTACTGCCGCAAATGGGAATAATACCGAATGTGGTCATACTAGATCCGCCACGTAAAGGATGCGATCGCTCTGTCATCGATTCATTACTGCGATCGAAACCTGCACGCATCGTTTACGTCAGCTGCAAAGTAGCTACACTTGCTCGTGATCTGAAATTGTTATGTCAAGGAGGCGTATATACACTTACACGTGTACAACCTGCTGATTTTTTCCCACAAACATCTCATGTAGAAGCTGCTGCCTTTCTTGTGTTATGA
- a CDS encoding asparaginyl-tRNA synthetase, with the protein MVNRQIAEILRSGQPDESLVVQGWVRTKRDLKGFAFIEVNDGSSLANLQVVIHQDLPDFEAILKKLNTGASVEVNGVLVASQGKGQRIELKAEAVKVYGEADPETYPLQKKRHSFEFLRTIGHLRSRTNSFGAVFRVRNACSTAIHQFFQERGFLWVHTPIITASDCEGAGELFSVTSLDLKNIPRTDNQAVDYTQDFFTKPTYLTVSGQLEAEVMAMAFSNVYTFGPTFRAENSNTSRHLAEFWMVEPEMAFCDLEGDMDLAEAFLKHIFNYVLEKCPEDMEFFNQRIDDTVLATAENIINNQFERLTYTDAIKLLEKADVKFDYPVNWGLDLQSEHERYLAEQLFKKPVIVTDYPAQIKAFYMRLSDDEKTVRAMDILAPKIGEIIGGSQREERLDVLERRVIAQGMKPEDLWWYLDLRRFGTVPHAGFGLGFERLVQFMTGMGNIRDVIPFPRTPQNAEF; encoded by the coding sequence ATGGTAAATCGACAAATTGCAGAAATATTGCGAAGTGGTCAACCTGATGAGTCTCTTGTAGTTCAAGGCTGGGTAAGAACAAAGCGTGACTTGAAAGGATTTGCTTTTATTGAAGTCAATGACGGTTCATCACTAGCGAATTTGCAAGTTGTCATCCATCAGGATTTGCCTGACTTTGAGGCAATTTTGAAAAAACTGAACACAGGTGCGTCAGTTGAAGTTAATGGCGTACTAGTGGCTTCTCAAGGAAAGGGACAGCGTATTGAATTGAAAGCCGAGGCGGTGAAAGTCTACGGTGAAGCTGATCCCGAAACATATCCTTTGCAGAAGAAACGCCACTCATTTGAATTTTTGCGTACTATTGGACATTTGCGATCGCGCACCAACTCCTTCGGCGCAGTTTTCCGTGTCAGAAATGCTTGTTCAACAGCAATTCACCAATTCTTCCAAGAACGTGGCTTTTTGTGGGTACACACCCCCATTATCACCGCCAGTGATTGCGAAGGTGCAGGTGAACTATTTAGCGTTACTAGTTTAGATCTCAAAAATATTCCCCGCACTGACAACCAAGCTGTAGATTATACCCAAGACTTTTTTACTAAACCCACTTATTTAACAGTTAGTGGCCAGTTAGAAGCAGAAGTTATGGCGATGGCTTTTTCTAACGTCTACACCTTTGGCCCCACCTTCCGTGCAGAAAATTCTAATACCTCCCGTCACCTTGCAGAATTTTGGATGGTTGAACCAGAAATGGCATTTTGCGATTTAGAAGGTGATATGGATTTAGCTGAAGCATTTCTCAAACATATTTTTAATTATGTGTTAGAAAAATGCCCCGAAGACATGGAATTTTTCAACCAACGCATTGATGATACTGTTTTGGCTACAGCCGAAAATATTATTAACAATCAATTTGAGCGCCTGACTTATACAGATGCCATCAAGCTGTTAGAAAAAGCTGATGTTAAGTTTGATTATCCTGTGAATTGGGGCTTAGATTTACAATCAGAACATGAGCGCTATCTTGCAGAGCAATTGTTTAAAAAGCCAGTAATTGTGACAGATTATCCAGCGCAAATTAAAGCTTTTTATATGCGTTTGAGTGACGATGAAAAAACAGTCCGCGCAATGGATATTCTCGCACCTAAAATTGGAGAAATTATCGGCGGTTCTCAAAGAGAAGAACGTTTAGATGTGCTAGAACGGCGGGTGATAGCGCAAGGAATGAAACCCGAAGATTTGTGGTGGTATTTAGACTTGCGGCGTTTCGGTACTGTACCTCACGCCGGGTTTGGTTTA
- a CDS encoding IS1 transposase, whose translation MQCPYCESTEIRKNGKRRGKQNHICTNCDRQFIDVYDPPKGYSEELKQECLKMYLNGMGFRGIERVKGVHHTTIISWVKQRGEKLPDVPQEDAVPEVGELDELETFIGSKKTKSGCGQQ comes from the coding sequence GTGCAATGTCCATACTGTGAGTCTACGGAAATTAGAAAGAATGGAAAACGGAGAGGTAAACAAAATCACATCTGTACTAACTGCGATCGCCAATTTATTGATGTGTACGATCCGCCAAAAGGATACTCAGAGGAACTTAAACAAGAATGTTTAAAAATGTATCTTAATGGGATGGGTTTTCGTGGGATTGAACGTGTTAAAGGTGTACATCATACTACTATAATCTCTTGGGTAAAACAAAGAGGAGAAAAGCTGCCAGACGTACCCCAAGAAGATGCTGTACCAGAAGTTGGAGAACTAGATGAATTAGAGACATTCATAGGTTCAAAAAAAACAAAATCTGGTTGTGGACAGCAGTAA
- a CDS encoding IS1 transposase, whose protein sequence is MWTAVNHFTQGILAWVLGDHSAETFEPLWEIVKQWESYFYVTDGWKVYPSFIPDGDQIVSKTYMTRVENENTRLRHYLARLHRKTLCYSKSEQMLRHSIKLLLHYLKYQIVPI, encoded by the coding sequence TTGTGGACAGCAGTAAATCACTTTACTCAAGGTATTTTAGCCTGGGTCTTAGGAGACCATAGTGCGGAAACATTCGAGCCATTATGGGAAATTGTGAAACAGTGGGAAAGCTATTTTTATGTGACCGATGGCTGGAAAGTTTACCCCAGTTTTATACCAGATGGAGACCAAATTGTGAGTAAAACATATATGACGCGAGTAGAAAATGAAAATACCCGATTACGTCATTATCTTGCACGCCTTCACAGAAAAACTTTATGCTATTCCAAATCAGAACAAATGCTGAGACACTCAATTAAATTATTACTTCATTATTTGAAGTATCAAATTGTACCTATATAA
- a CDS encoding putative anti-sigma regulatory factor → MISISLRPVGRYWGTLSFASTLYLCPILDLLLAEIPAKLQAELRLGLQEALVNAAKHGNNLDPSKRVVVRFSLIDNQYWWVISDQGQGFKPEPSSEEDPTDYLPSDDSESGRGLCLLHQIFDQVQWSRKGTELRLCKQMENRPRLSLRR, encoded by the coding sequence GTGATTAGTATTTCGCTCCGTCCGGTTGGACGTTATTGGGGCACTCTTAGTTTTGCCTCTACTCTCTATCTTTGTCCCATATTAGATTTACTGCTGGCAGAAATTCCAGCTAAATTACAAGCAGAATTGCGGCTAGGACTCCAAGAAGCCTTAGTAAATGCCGCAAAACATGGTAATAATCTTGATCCCAGTAAAAGAGTTGTAGTCCGTTTTTCTTTAATAGATAATCAGTATTGGTGGGTGATATCAGACCAAGGCCAAGGCTTTAAGCCAGAACCAAGTTCTGAAGAAGATCCTACAGATTATTTACCATCTGATGATTCAGAAAGTGGTCGAGGTTTATGTCTCCTGCATCAAATTTTTGATCAGGTACAATGGAGCCGCAAAGGTACAGAATTAAGATTGTGTAAACAGATGGAAAATCGCCCCCGGTTATCTTTGAGGCGATAA